In the genome of Aspergillus luchuensis IFO 4308 DNA, chromosome 2, nearly complete sequence, one region contains:
- a CDS encoding uncharacterized protein (COG:S;~EggNog:ENOG410PR8S) codes for MMQAIEQAGSIFTGWISSCLFCLSGRGDDESFHHQQAMKQKGVEREMKVCHTQPHLVPPMNLTGYDDLPSPSPQPRVSSLQSWVVEGRTRASRASNRASMSLKRKSTAPVRISGPSEFRRVSMFLTELDEYRPLELSFNTPGNRLPDLPKFEDFPLEHDRKQVISRPPRALSSTEMGRLSQPRTHRPSSSFQLARKPVGSGSRRSSLPTQEQLQLLEKNPPVTSPLIPHFSQRSSAVTGLTPSAVPSTTPRLDSSGGSTSLARSELHRDTHKASTSSVPRTPTKPSLQDRPLPSIPTEEDSPSSGSTYHPPTTPSESRPPTTPSENPNRTPTRSGRVTQWLFQTPNKPNFLFSNPIKTSDKGPFRIRSRTLSGSTLASTISNLTGGHKATPSLASGTTIAPTMQASSTESRNFDLPLGSPFSPKQTFPTVTEEHTYPTIYEGEQPQHQEPEVYDEMLTQYYEYRHSAVGVAF; via the exons ATGATGCAGGCAATTGAGCAGGCAGGCTCCATATTCACTGGCTGGATATCTTCCTGTTTGTTCTGCCTGAGCGGGAGGGGCGACGATGAGAgctttcatcatcaacagGCTATGAAGCAAAAAG GTGTCGAACGAGAAATGAAAGTATGCCATACTCAACCTCATCTCGTTCCTCCGATGAACCTCACCGGCTACGATGACTTGCCCAGTCCAAGCCCTCAGCCTCGGGTATCATCGCTACAGTCATGGGTGGTTGAGGGCAGGACCCGGGCATCGCGAGCGTCGAATCGAGCTAGCATGTCGCTCAAGAGGAAGTCAACTGCTCCCGTGAGGATCAGTGGACCCTCGGAGTTTAGAAGAGTCTCAATGTTCTTGACGGAACTGGATGAATATCGTCCCCTTGAATTGAGCTTCAATACCCCAGGCAACAGACTCCCGGATCTTCCCAAGTTTGAAGACTTCCCTCTCGAGCACGACCGCAAGCAGGTCATTTCACGACCCCCGCGGGCTCTCTCGTCCACCGAAATGGGCCGGTTATCGCAACCGCGAACTCACCGACCCTCTTCGTCCTTCCAGCTTGCGAGAAAGCCGGTCGGATCAGGCTCCCGTCGGTCTTCATTGCCAACCCAAGAACAGCTCCAGTTATTAGAGAAGAATCCTCCGGTCACCAGTCCCTTAATCCCTCATTTTTCACAACGTAGCTCTGCGGTCACTGGCTTGACCCCAAGTGCGGTTCCTTCAACCACTCCCAGGCTGGATTCAAGTGGTGGCAGCACGTCCCTGGCTAGGAGCGAGCTACACCGGGACACCCACAAGGCCTCTACATCCTCGGTCCCTAGGACTCCCACCAAACCCAGCCTGCAGGACAGGCCCTTACCTTCTATTCCAACTGAGGAGGATTCCCCTTCTTCAGGCAGTACGTATCACCCACCTACCACTCCCTCCGAAAGCCGACCTCCGACCACACCATCGGAGAACCCCAATCGAACCCCAACCCGCTCGGGACGTGTTACCCAGTGGCTCTTTCAAACGCCCAACAAGCCAaacttccttttctccaacCCGATCAAAACCAGCGACAAGGGGCCATTTCGCATCCGGTCGCGGACGCTGAGCGGCTCTACGCTCGCATCAACCATTAGCAATCTCACCGGAGGGCACAAAGCCACCCCGTCCCTCGCCAGCGGCACGACAATAGCCCCAACGATGCAAGCATCGAGCACTGAATCACGGAACTTTGACCTTCCTCTTGGCAGTCCTTTCTCACCGAAACAGACCTTCCCAACCGTGACAGAAGAACACACCTATCCCACAATTTACGAGGGCGAACAGCCACAACACCAAGAGCCCGAAGTCTATGACGAGATGCTTACCCAATATTACGAGTATCGTCATTCCGCTGTGGGTGTAGCATTCTGA